TGTTGTTTTTCGTTTTTTAAGTAGGCTCATAAAGCCGTCTGGACCCATATTTCGAATTTTAGCTGTACATTAGTTAATTAATGTGCTAGCTTTTCATTAGTACTACACGCTAGCATGCACCGactgtttttatttttattttatggCCTGTGGGTCTCTTATTAATCGAATCGGTAAAGGGTGTAAGAAGAGTGCCATCGGCAATCGGGGTTAAGCAGCGTGGATGTGCACTGTAAGCATCACTGTAGTGTCGTTGATCCATCGGTCTTGTAGTGGATGTGTTGTTTTCGTGCTTCTGATTTGCTGGTTATCATGGTGTTGTTGCGTGCGTTTGAGCTCTTGATAGTTCGACTTGCTTGTGGATGTTTGGTTGGCTGTGTCTTTCGATGGGCTCACATGTGTGTTGAGCTTAGCCGCTATGGATGCATCCATGTGCTGATGATCTTTGATTACATTGCAGCCCTTAGCAAGCTCAAGCTCCATACTGTAGAATAAATTGAAAATAGTCAGCTCAAATATTTTCTTATTGTTTCAGGACATTAGTGAAATCAAAAGCAAATAGATGAAAGCTAACCAATTAGAAAAAAGGGAAAACGCTCAAAAAGAATCTCCCTGGTTGCTGAAGACACTACTAATCCAGAGGCCACCTTCTTGACCTCTTGAATGCTTATCAATCTATCTCTCGAAACAGCACACTACTATCTAGAGTTCAGCCATCAGACCAGAACGTAAATTCTGCTTCCCAGGATAGGGAATACACATATCCTACTGTATCATGCGGTGAGAGTAAATTGAAATACAGATCGAAGTAAACAAAACCATAGTATGCTGTTGTTTCTAAAAGAAATAGAGAAGATCGTTGGTGGTAGTGAATCTCTTGAATAAATCATGCAGCACCTATATATCTTCTTAATTAGGTACCTCAACATGCATGTCATACAGATCGTGATTTTCCTGGCCTGAGGAAGTAGTGGAGTCAGGCAGGTTGTGCCAATGACGGCGTGGCTTGAGCAACTACACGTCCAGAAGAAGGCCCACATGTAGACCACTTGTAGTATCGCTTCCTGAGGCCTAAACTCTAACTCGTAGTGGCCGACCGCCGGCGCGTTGTAGGTTGTCATCTTGTCGATTGGTGCAGCGACATGAAGCACCCATGAGGCAGGCGTTGGTGCTGTTAATTTTAGGAAGCTGGAAGCCGATCCTGAGTACGTCGGATATCTAGACAGCACTGTTCCGTTCTGTTTCCTTTCCTTCTTATAATGGGGAGCCGGGCATCCGATCACCGACTCGTCGTCCCTTCAGTCCGCTGGATGTGATGGCTGCGTCTTCGATGTGTTATTGCGGATGCGTTGGTATCATGCCTTTGGATCCATCGGACGCTCGAGTATCACAGCTGTGTGCTGGCTggcatcttgcatgccgggcacCAAATACTCTACTGCGTCCGGACCTTGAGGTAGGCTCAAGGCACGTTCTGTGTTTGTTAGCTTCAAGTGGTGTTAGATCGCCGTCGTCTCCTCGAGCAAGCTTCGTCGGCATGATATCGCGGTCGTCGCCTCAAGCTCATCTTAGGCTTTATGTTGGGCCGAGGTCCGATTACGCTGCCATCTCAAATCCATAGGATGGCCGTTATGGTGCCAGAACGATGAACCATGGACATCTATGTCTAGGGTTTCTCTTGCGAAGAAACACCAATGGCGAAATAAAGAGTTTCTTATATATCCTCATGATAACTGCTGCATCTGCCGTGGGGTTCCTGATGAGTACCTAATAGAAAGATGTATTATGTGTTAGGTGTCCTATATAGGAGGAGGCAGGACTTTGCATTGCATACTCCGGTAGGCCGACGTGATCGATTATGGCTGGTAGCGATTATACGTACAGACTTTTCCTTTCAGCGTTCGGTCATGGGCTTCTCTACGTGGTCTCTGTCGGTTTCCTCTATGCTTTAATCTTAATTAAGTCCGAAAGGTTATGTCTAAATCTGAGCCGTTCTTTTTTATTGCTAGGTGCTAGATAAATCTGAGCCGTTTAACGTTTGTTGTTTTATAATAATATATAATAGATAGGCTTTGACTTTGCCTATGCACGTACGCTGCAGCGTGTCTTTTTTTTCCACGGCTTACTCCTTCCAAATTAATTTTTTATTCCTTTTCATCAATGTGAACTGCTCCGTCTAGATCTCCTGCCCATCACGTCATGCTTCGGTTGGAAAATATAGCTATTTCTACGTGACACGTCTAATTGTTTGTACGTAACCATATTTACGTGTAACATTTACATCTTTAAATCTCAGCCCTTAATATATAATATTAGCGGTCTAGATAATTTAATCTGTATGGACAAACGTAATAGCTTGTTTGTCTCTTGTTTTAATTAAATAATAGATAATAGATAATAGATAAGAGATAATagatatgtatccggtttgtgacttagagtcatccggatcagtgtcaaaacttgcatcgacgtaaccatttacgacgagctctttatcaactccataaacgagaaacatatccttagtccttttcaggtatttttaaggatgttcttgaccactgtccagtgatcctctcctgcattactttggtacctccctgctatacttatagcaaggcacaaatcaggtctggtacacaccattgcatacatgatagaacctatggctgaggcatagggaatgactttcattttctctctatcatctacagtggtcgggcattgattctgactcaacttcacaccttgtaacacaggcaagaaccctttctttgactggtccgttttgaacttattcaaaacgttatcaaggtatgtgctttgtgaacgtccaattaagcgtcttgatctatctctatagatcttgatactcaatatataagcagcttcaccgaggtctttcattgaaaaattcttattcaagtatccttttatacTATCCAGAAAtactgtatcatttccaatcaacaatatgtcatccacatataatattagaaatgctacagagctcccactcactttcttgtaaatacagacttctccaaaagtctgtataaaaccatatgctttgatcacactatcaaagcgtatattccaactctgagaggcttgcaccagtccataaatggatcattggagcttgcacactttgttagcaccttttggatcgacaaaaccttctggttgcatcatatacaactcttctttaagatatccattaaggaatgcagttttgacatccatttgccaaatttcataatcgtaaaatgcaacaattgctaacatgattcggacagacttaagcatcgctacgggtgagaaagtctcatcgtaaaataattcagaaatttgaaaatcgggaaaattttaaaaaagaattaaaaaaaattcgtaaaatttcctttagtcccggttggtgttaccaaccaggactaaaggtggagctccagacagcggccacttgaagggcctttagtcccggttcgtaacagaaccgggactaaagggagggggggggggggggggctttagtcccggttcctggaaccgggacaaatgggcctttttctactagtggtagtAGCTACAGATTCCAACCAAGTTGCAACGTACATTCAGAAGAGGTCCCAGGGAAGCTTTGGGCAAATTATCAAAGAAATCAAGTTGAGATCACAGAATTTCAATTGCACATTTGGTTACGAGGGACGACCTTCTAACTTTAAAGCTCATTCATTAGCCATGTACTCTTTAACATTAGCTCGGGGCCGCCATGTTTGACTGGTGCAACCCCATGATATCTTTTGTATTCCAAACTATGTAACGTTTGAGCAACAAAGACTTGGCTTTCCATAAAAAAATATACTACTTAAAAAAAGGCATGCTCGATTCATACTACATTGATAGATACATGCATGATAAACCTTTAGGACAAGGACAGATGTACATATAGTGTACCACGAACAAGGGCAGCAACTTTTAGGTAGCTAATAAACAGTGCATATACTATAGAACAGACGTACATATAGTGAAGAACAACACACCCTGGAAAAAAACAACAATGGAAACCTCGTAACCGTATAAGTAGCTAGACTGCTGCCGCCTATACATGCCATATATATGTGTCCAAGATCAATGGTGGCCCTGATTCTTGGCGTCTTTCTTCTTGTGGTGCTCATGGAAGGCGAAACCGGCGCTACCAACGGCGACCGTGGCTGCGATCTCCTCCTTGATCCTGTGCGACCGGGCATTCTCCGAGTCCTTCTTCGCCTTGTGCTTCTCGTGCTGCAGTATCAACACAAGTTCCAGACGTTAAGTATCTAAGTAGATACAGTACGTATTAAGACTAAAAGATTGTGATAGCAAGGGGATAGGGAATAATAATGCGAATATTATACCAGCGCGTACGCTCCGGCTGCGACGGCGCCGAGCTGGGCGAGCTGCTCCATGTGCTTGTGATGCTTCTCCTCCTTGCGGTGCTGCTCGCCGCCGGCCTCGGCTTTGCTGGCGTTGCTGCTGTGGCGCCCCATTACCAACGAACTGGCAGCTTTCAAAGAGAACAACAGTGGATGGAACAGCGATGGAGTGAAGTGATCCACGGGCCGGCGGTGTGTATGATCTGATCTGTGTTATTTTGTGGGTTGTGAAGTGCTTAGCCTTAGGGCCGGGCATGACCTTATATAGTGCTATAGCCCTGTGCACGGAGGCAAACGCCCGAGCTTCCTTCACGAGTAGGCAACACAACACCTAGATACGCGTTTTTCCAATACTTCACGAGTAGGCACCACTAGTTTTAGGTGTTTTTTAGTTCCTTTTTTAGTTGACTAGTACTACTGGTTTTTGGCTATGCTTTCTCACATACTAGTATGTACACGTACGTGCCGCACATTAGCTCTCTTGTACGTTAATTGTCTTGTGATTGAAAGTGACATATACAACTagctagcttgtactactaagtTTCCCGCAAAAAAGCTAGCTTGTAATAACATTCAACATCTTGGTCGTGTTCGCTAGCTTAACCGCGTCGGTCGGTACGTGCAACAACACGGCTAAGGCGTCTTTGATTTTCTTACCCGGTCAACATGCATACATAGCGTGTACCTGAAAATTACTACTCCCTGCTGTGTAACGTAAACCGGGGTTGTACAATGTTTTCATCCATGCAGCAAACAGACAAAGTAGCAGCATACCTTTTTCCATGCAAAAAAAAAAGCAGCATCCTTTCCTTTGAATgtaaattttttttttgaacGAAGTAGCTCGGCTAAGGAGGAACTACAATGATTACAAATGTTTCGTTGCGAATTAAAAATTGTTCATCATGCAATTGAAAATTTATTTAGAAAATCAAGTGTGTAATCCAATAAtatttatcatatattaaaaatgttttttttaatttttataTTAAAAATGTTCGTCATGTATTTCAGAaaacattcatcatgtaatccAAAATTGTTCATCTTATAAAAAAAATGTCCTTGTGTACTAGAAATTAAAAGAAATTGTTCATCGAAAGCCCGTGTCGTGATGCAGCACAACAAAAACTGTGACGGTCAGCCGTCAAGCTGGCTAGATACGAAAATGAACTACTCGGACGTGTTTAAGGCCTTTAAGATCAATGGCAGCAAGTCCTGCAGTGAGAGCGGGTCCTGAAGAGGAGCCCAACTGCGACCGCACCAATCACCCGAGGTCAGAACCTGTTGAAGGATATGGATGCAGCCAAGGAGCCTAGTGTTGTCGATGCAGGCCATAATCTGCATCCGCTACTAAACTATCTCCTAAGATCCGCGTCGGCACTGTAGCAAACACCGTCACAACAACGGAGCTCGAGGACATAGGTCCACCACGAGGATGTCACCGTCACCGCACCATCCTTGCTTGAACAGGCTGGATTCCAAATCAATCCTCAACCATAGGACCGATCGCCTCATCGGAGTTCGATCTGAAGAAACTTTATTGAGCGTCGCCATCGCTGTCGCGAAGTCAAGATGATGAACAACCTAAACCTAAGCTACTTTGGTCTAAAATTATCCACACGCGTGGAACCGACGACccgccctccccccccccccccccccccccaccacctcCGACAACACGACCGAGGTCGTCGGCGGAGGGGAACCACCGGAGGGCGACGGCCGAATAAGCGCTCCGTGACGGCAGGCGAGATCGCCTTTCTTTCTTCTCTTCAAAGAGAAAATGATATCATCAACTTGGGGCATGGGCTTTGACAAGGCTCTATGTATTTGTTATACGACAAATTCTATTTGAGCCCTAGTCGCAATAAAAAGGGACGGGTAAATGCACCGACTTGTGATGTTGGCTTCCTTTCTGTTAGGCCGAAGATTTCTTTTTATGTTTACTTTTCATCGATTCTTTCTTGTTTATTGATTTCCCATTTATTCTTTTCACTGGAGTATTTTATAATATTATTAAATgtaattttcaaaatttgagaataTTTTGAAGGACAGTTCCTAAAATTCCATTTTCTTTCAGAATACAATAAGATTTTTCTAATATCAAGAACGCTGAAAATATGGACATTTAAAAAATCACTAACAGATTTAATTTTAGAAACACTTTATTGCAGTTGGTGAATATTTTTAGTTTTCATGAGAATTTTTTCATTTTTGTGCATTTTTTAAATTTTAATATTTCTGCTGTGGTTTATTAGAATACTTGTTCTAGATAATTAGAACATTTTGTACTGTAGTTGTTCTTTACTGGAGAAAACTGGCTAGAAAACTGAACGTACGTAAGGAAAATCGCCACGACTGGCTACAATACAAAAGCCAATATGGGCCAACCCAATCACTGCACTTTGTTCATTTGCCTAACATTTTGTACCCAGGCTCAAATAGGAGCTCCTTTTTTTTTGCAGGCAAGGGGACTCCTTTGTTGTACCCCCGACCGAAGCTTTACTGCCCACAGATTCCCGTCAATAGTCTGGCCCAACAAGGGTCAATAGTTTTTTAGCCATTCTGCTTTGCTTTGCTTTGCTTTTTTTACTTttatatttttgtattttttatttttcatgttttgttattttttttctttttagggCTTATTTTTTCAAGTTTATTCCCTAACATACTATTTTATGGAAAATACCTTAAATATGTTTTGAATTATATAAAATACTCCCTCCGCCCCATAATATATGTATATACTCTGTTTTTAAAATACATGATTTGTTTTTCATATATGCAAGGACATCTTTTGAATATGTGATGGACATTTTGTTCCAAATATACGAATATTTATATTCATGCATATGGACCTTTTTCATTTCTTTATAGATAATTACAATATTCTCAAACTCATTTTTGATAATATTCTCAATTTATTAAATTAAAAATATATTTTGGGTTTTTATAGTAAAGGGAAATATACATGTTAATGTTAGTAGCTGGACCATTGTTTGTTCTGCTGGAGGCGGAGTTACCATATTGTCGGGTGCGTATGTGCCTCGCCTTTagaacatggttaatagtatagctaGGTGCTGGCTATATAAATGTGCCATGTCATCAAAATTTAGCATTATTAGTTACTCAGACAATAAGGCTGACTATAAGGATAGCTAAAAGGTTACAAACTTTTTtcacttctctctatctcttttcTCTCATTAAATGTTTTTATCTAGAAGCACACGTAAAGGTGGGCTCTTGCATAAGAATCAACTCCTTCCCTTTTTTTAtgtctctcctccacataggcagAAGTGTCATGTATGCAGGCTTATaacccactattgtacttgctcttagcAAGCTAGATGCTGGCACCGCCTATAACTCATAAAGAAGCCAAGTTACGGATCGTTAGCATCCCCCAACCAATTGCCCGAGTATGGAAAACAACTAACTTGTGGTGTGATCGATAACTTGGTGCAGGTTAGGTACATTTTGAAAGGGATTTCTTTTCTCACTTCTCTTAGATATGTATATTctgtttttttaatatattgttATTTAGAAAGCATATTTTAATATTTATTaaagaaaatgttcaccttgCACATAAGTTTTTTATATTGTATAAAAAAATACTCATCATGtatttccaaaaaaaaatcttGATCATGTATTACCAACTCTTCATCGTATATTTTTTTAAAGATCATAGTGTAATAAAAAAATGTTAAGCATTCCCTAGAAAATTTTCGTCATGTCTTTCAGCAAATAATCATCGTGCAATCCAAAATTGTCCAACTTGTATTAACAAATGTTCATTGTGTATTAAAAAATCATCATGCAGTTAAAAAATTATTCATCAAGTATTTCAAAGAAATATTCATCGTGTAATTAAAAAATATACACCATGTTCTAAAAAATATACATCATATATTCAGGAAACAATCATTGTGTAATCTGAAGATGTTCATCATGTATCAAAAATGATTATCATGTGATAAGAAATGTACTTCATATAATAAAAATATTTATATTTTCCTTGAAACCCATAAAAACTAAAATTAGAAAAACAAACAAAAGATTAAGAATAAAACAAGTTaagagaaaagaaaagagaaaaatgaaaaaaaaacatgGGAAACCCCGAATAAAAAAGACTGGAAACCGATAAAAACAATAGCCAAAAAACCAAAACCCGTCGAAACCACCCTGCACAAAACCAAAAAATAAGGACCGCCCCTCGCGGTGCTAGCTTTGTTACCTCCT
The Aegilops tauschii subsp. strangulata cultivar AL8/78 chromosome 3, Aet v6.0, whole genome shotgun sequence genome window above contains:
- the LOC109784702 gene encoding uncharacterized protein; translation: MGRHSSNASKAEAGGEQHRKEEKHHKHMEQLAQLGAVAAGAYALHEKHKAKKDSENARSHRIKEEIAATVAVGSAGFAFHEHHKKKDAKNQGHH